Proteins encoded together in one Streptomyces sp. NBC_01216 window:
- a CDS encoding hydrogen peroxide-inducible genes activator: MASPYGSSRGKQPSLSQLRAFAAVADHLHFRDAAAAIGMSQPALSGAVSALEEALGVQLLERTTRRVLLSPAGERLAVRARAVLDAVAELMEEAEAAQAPFTGVLRLGVIPTVAPYLLPTVLRLVHRRYPELDLQVHEEQTSSLLEGLAAGRLDLLLLAVPLGVPGVTELPLFDEDFVLVTPEGHPLAGRDDLPRTALKELRLLLLDEGHCLRDQALDICREAGRTEGAPVTTTAAGLSTLVQLVAGGLGVTLLPRTAVRVETARNAALFTGSFLDPAPSRRVALAMRTGAARHGEFEELAEALRGALRRLPVRVVGAGT; the protein is encoded by the coding sequence GTGGCATCCCCGTACGGCTCGTCCCGTGGCAAGCAGCCGAGCCTTTCGCAGCTCAGAGCATTCGCCGCGGTCGCGGACCATCTGCACTTCCGGGACGCGGCGGCGGCGATCGGCATGAGCCAGCCGGCGCTCTCGGGCGCGGTTTCGGCTCTCGAAGAGGCACTCGGTGTCCAGCTCCTCGAGCGTACGACGCGCAGGGTGCTGCTCTCGCCCGCCGGCGAGCGGCTCGCGGTCCGCGCCCGGGCCGTCCTGGACGCGGTCGCGGAGCTGATGGAGGAGGCGGAGGCGGCGCAGGCACCGTTCACCGGCGTGCTCCGGCTCGGCGTGATCCCGACGGTCGCCCCCTATCTGCTGCCGACGGTGCTGCGCCTCGTCCACCGGCGGTATCCGGAACTCGACCTCCAGGTGCACGAGGAGCAGACCTCCTCCCTGCTGGAGGGGCTGGCCGCGGGGCGGCTCGACCTGCTGCTGCTCGCCGTCCCGCTCGGTGTCCCCGGAGTCACCGAGCTCCCCCTCTTCGACGAGGACTTCGTGCTCGTCACCCCGGAGGGGCATCCGCTGGCCGGCCGCGACGACCTCCCGCGCACGGCCCTGAAGGAACTCAGGCTGCTGCTCCTGGACGAGGGCCACTGCCTGCGTGACCAGGCCCTGGACATCTGCCGGGAGGCGGGACGCACGGAGGGCGCGCCGGTCACCACGACCGCGGCCGGCTTGTCCACCCTGGTCCAGCTGGTGGCGGGAGGGCTCGGCGTGACCCTGCTCCCGCGTACCGCGGTCAGGGTGGAGACGGCCCGCAACGCCGCCTTGTTCACCGGGAGTTTCCTGGATCCGGCGCCCTCCCGGCGAGTCGCGCTGGCGATGCGGACGGGAGCGGCCCGGCACGGCGAGTTCGAGGAGCTGGCCGAGGCGCTGCGCGGAGCCCTGCGACGCCTTCCGGTACGCGTGGTGGGCGCCGGTACCTGA
- a CDS encoding peroxiredoxin — protein MLTVGDQFPTYDLTACVSLESGKEFEQIDHKTYEGKWRVVFFWPKDFTFVCPTEIAAFGKLNDEFADRDAQILGVSGDSEFVHHAWRKDHADLRDLPFPMLADSKHELMRDCGVEGEDGFAQRAVFIVDPNNEIQFTMVTAGSVGRNPKEVLRVLDALQTDELCPCNWNKGETTLDAATLLSGE, from the coding sequence GTGCTCACTGTCGGTGACCAGTTCCCCACCTACGACCTGACCGCCTGCGTGTCGCTGGAGAGCGGCAAGGAGTTCGAGCAGATCGACCACAAGACCTACGAGGGCAAGTGGCGCGTGGTGTTCTTCTGGCCGAAGGACTTCACCTTCGTCTGCCCCACAGAGATCGCCGCCTTCGGCAAGCTGAACGACGAGTTCGCGGACCGCGACGCGCAGATCCTCGGCGTCTCCGGCGACTCCGAGTTCGTGCACCACGCCTGGCGCAAGGACCACGCCGACCTGCGTGACCTGCCCTTCCCGATGCTCGCCGACTCCAAGCACGAGCTCATGCGCGACTGCGGCGTCGAGGGCGAGGACGGCTTCGCCCAGCGTGCCGTGTTCATCGTGGACCCGAACAACGAGATCCAGTTCACCATGGTGACCGCCGGCTCCGTGGGCCGTAACCCCAAGGAGGTCCTGCGGGTCCTGGACGCCCTGCAGACCGACGAGCTGTGCCCGTGCAACTGGAACAAGGGCGAGACCACCCTCGACGCGGCCACGCTTCTGTCGGGCGAGTGA
- a CDS encoding alkyl hydroperoxide reductase, with translation MALDELKSALPDFAKDLKLNLGSVIGNSELPQQQLWGTVLACAIASRSPKVLAELEPEARSNLKPEAYTAAKSAAAIMAMNNVFYRTRHLLSDPEYGTMRAGLRMNVIGNPGVEKVDFELWSLAVSAINGCGQCLDSHEQVLRKAGVDRETIQEAVKIASVIQAVGVTLDAEALLVE, from the coding sequence GTGGCTCTCGACGAACTCAAGTCCGCCCTGCCGGACTTCGCCAAGGACCTGAAGCTGAACCTCGGTTCGGTGATCGGCAACAGCGAGCTCCCGCAGCAGCAGCTCTGGGGAACGGTCCTGGCCTGCGCGATCGCCTCACGCTCGCCGAAGGTCCTCGCCGAGCTGGAGCCGGAGGCCAGGTCCAACCTCAAGCCCGAGGCGTACACGGCGGCCAAGTCCGCCGCCGCGATCATGGCGATGAACAACGTCTTCTACCGGACCCGGCACCTGCTGTCGGACCCCGAGTACGGGACGATGCGTGCCGGGCTCCGGATGAACGTCATCGGCAACCCGGGCGTGGAGAAGGTCGACTTCGAGCTGTGGTCGCTCGCCGTCTCGGCGATCAACGGCTGCGGCCAGTGCCTGGACTCGCACGAGCAGGTGCTGCGCAAGGCCGGCGTGGACCGCGAGACGATCCAGGAGGCGGTCAAGATCGCCTCGGTGATCCAGGCGGTCGGCGTGACGCTGGACGCGGAAGCGCTGCTCGTCGAGTAG
- a CDS encoding AI-2E family transporter — protein MSRLPGWLNRIGAGLSHMGERLEERRAEAEARDGFGTPPDLPEPGPGALYDPPGTGADATSGALLADPRRGATAPAGPPGVESAPGAPGSGDTPDAGSPLDAGAPRSDEEAAGRWPGRRAPGTVDRTAVPAPPDYAPAVAARPEPIDAIPWGMRVAAEAGWRLLVLAGTVWVLMKVISSVQLVVLAFVAALLITALLQPTVARLRKSGLPRGLATAVTAVSGFVIMGLVGWFVVWQVMDNIDNLSDRVRDGIEELKRWLLDSPFHVTEQQINDIAENLSDTIGANTEQITSAGLQGVTVVVEAMTGILLAMFSTLFLLYDGKRVWNWTLSLVPAQARPGVAGAGPRAWRTLTAYVRGTVLVALIDAVFIGLGLYFLDVPMAVPLAVFIFLFAFIPLVGAVISGALAVVVALVTNGVFTALMVLVVVLAVQQIEGHVLQPFILGRAVRVHPLAVVLAVAAGGLTAGIGGAVVAVPLVAVTNTVVGYLRAYSHEQALLSTPEPRGATAYEIAPTQAPGSPDRSRL, from the coding sequence ATGTCGAGACTGCCAGGATGGCTGAACCGGATCGGTGCCGGGCTGAGCCACATGGGCGAACGCCTGGAGGAGCGTCGCGCCGAGGCCGAGGCGCGCGACGGTTTCGGCACGCCCCCCGACCTTCCGGAGCCCGGGCCCGGCGCCCTGTACGACCCGCCCGGCACGGGCGCCGACGCGACGTCCGGAGCCCTTCTCGCAGACCCCCGCCGCGGTGCGACCGCACCGGCCGGGCCGCCGGGCGTCGAGAGTGCCCCCGGTGCTCCGGGCTCCGGGGACACGCCGGACGCCGGGAGCCCCCTCGACGCGGGCGCGCCCCGGTCCGACGAGGAGGCCGCCGGCCGCTGGCCCGGCCGACGCGCCCCGGGCACCGTCGACCGGACCGCCGTGCCCGCCCCGCCCGACTACGCCCCGGCCGTCGCCGCCCGGCCCGAGCCGATCGACGCCATTCCCTGGGGCATGCGGGTCGCGGCCGAGGCGGGCTGGCGGCTGCTCGTCCTGGCCGGCACCGTCTGGGTGCTGATGAAGGTGATCAGCTCGGTACAGCTGGTCGTGCTCGCCTTCGTCGCGGCTCTGCTCATCACCGCGTTGCTCCAGCCCACCGTGGCCCGGCTGCGGAAGAGCGGACTGCCCCGCGGGCTCGCCACCGCGGTCACGGCCGTCTCCGGCTTCGTGATCATGGGGCTGGTCGGCTGGTTCGTGGTCTGGCAGGTCATGGACAACATCGACAACCTCTCCGACCGGGTCCGGGACGGCATCGAAGAGCTCAAACGCTGGCTCCTCGACAGCCCGTTCCACGTGACCGAACAGCAGATCAACGACATCGCCGAGAACCTCAGCGACACCATCGGCGCGAACACCGAGCAGATCACCTCGGCCGGACTCCAGGGCGTGACCGTGGTCGTCGAGGCGATGACCGGCATCCTCCTCGCGATGTTCTCCACCCTCTTCCTGCTGTACGACGGGAAGAGGGTGTGGAACTGGACGCTGAGTCTGGTGCCCGCGCAGGCGCGGCCGGGCGTCGCCGGGGCGGGACCCCGCGCCTGGCGGACGCTGACCGCCTATGTGCGCGGCACGGTGCTCGTCGCCCTGATCGACGCCGTCTTCATCGGTCTCGGCCTGTACTTCCTGGACGTGCCGATGGCCGTCCCGCTCGCCGTCTTCATCTTCCTGTTCGCGTTCATCCCGCTGGTCGGCGCCGTCATCTCCGGCGCGCTCGCGGTCGTCGTCGCCCTCGTCACCAACGGGGTGTTCACCGCGCTGATGGTGCTCGTCGTGGTGCTGGCCGTGCAGCAGATCGAGGGCCATGTGCTCCAGCCGTTCATCCTGGGCCGGGCGGTACGGGTCCACCCGCTGGCCGTGGTGCTCGCGGTCGCGGCCGGCGGACTGACCGCGGGCATCGGCGGCGCGGTGGTGGCGGTGCCGCTGGTCGCGGTCACCAACACGGTGGTCGGCTACCTCCGCGCCTACAGCCACGAACAGGCGCTGTTGTCGACGCCCGAGCCGCGCGGGGCGACCGCGTACGAGATCGCCCCGACCCAGGCGCCGGGGTCGCCCGACCGGAGCCGGCTGTGA
- a CDS encoding transglycosylase SLT domain-containing protein, with product MSRISVRGFAVASATAVTTVGAVVGVASGNTQPVDDNFEATAADTTLLADIPAGRQAQVQVSSLAEQADVQAAAADTAAKKSAEEAARLQAAKDAQARKKAADKAEEERKEAAERANRSAVRDASSFSAQGSYSIAEVKAIARQMVPAAQFQCFSNIVDHESGWNYRAVNASSGAYGLVQALPGTKMSSAGADWQTNPATQIKWGLNYMNSRYGSPCGAWSFWTANRWY from the coding sequence GTGAGCCGGATCTCGGTCCGGGGATTCGCGGTGGCTTCGGCCACTGCGGTCACCACTGTCGGCGCCGTCGTCGGTGTTGCCTCGGGCAACACCCAGCCCGTGGACGACAACTTCGAGGCCACCGCGGCCGACACCACGCTGCTCGCGGACATTCCCGCCGGCCGGCAGGCCCAGGTGCAGGTCTCCTCGCTCGCCGAGCAGGCGGACGTGCAGGCCGCCGCCGCGGACACCGCCGCGAAGAAGTCCGCCGAGGAAGCCGCCCGCCTCCAGGCAGCCAAGGACGCCCAGGCGAGGAAGAAGGCGGCCGACAAGGCCGAGGAGGAGCGCAAGGAGGCCGCCGAGCGCGCCAACCGCTCCGCTGTGCGCGACGCGTCGAGCTTCTCCGCCCAGGGCTCCTACAGCATCGCCGAGGTGAAGGCGATCGCCCGCCAGATGGTCCCCGCCGCGCAGTTCCAGTGCTTCAGCAACATCGTGGACCACGAGTCCGGCTGGAACTACCGCGCGGTCAACGCCTCCTCGGGCGCCTACGGTCTCGTCCAGGCCCTGCCGGGTACGAAGATGTCGTCGGCCGGCGCCGACTGGCAGACCAACCCGGCCACCCAGATCAAGTGGGGGCTGAACTACATGAACAGCCGCTACGGCAGCCCCTGTGGTGCCTGGTCCTTCTGGACGGCCAACCGCTGGTACTAG
- a CDS encoding PhoH family protein: MVTSTKRRLSDRRTYVLDTSVLLADPNAVSRFEEHEVVLPIVVVTELEAKRHHPELGYFARAALRLLDDFRVRYGRLDAPLPIGELGGTLRVELNHSDPGVLPAGYRLGDNDSRILAVARNLQAEGFDVTVVSKDLPLRIKASSVGLLAEEYRAELAITDSGWTGMSELGLSADQVDILYDQERLYVPEAADLPVHTGLVLQSERGKALGRVTPDGNIRLVRGDREVFGIRGRSAEQRIALDLLLDPDVGIVSMGGRAGTGKSALALCAGLEAVLERRQHQKVMVFRPLYAVGGQELGYLPGSEAEKMSPWAQAVFDTLSSVAGREVIEEVLGRGMLEVLPLTHIRGRSLHDAFVIVDEAQSLERNVLLTVLSRIGSNSRVVLTHDVAQRDNLRVGRYDGVVAVVEKLKGHPLFAHVTLTRSERSQIAALVTEMLEDGQI, translated from the coding sequence GTGGTGACCAGTACGAAGCGCCGCTTGTCCGACAGGCGCACCTATGTTCTCGACACCAGCGTGCTGCTGGCCGACCCCAATGCCGTGTCCCGCTTCGAGGAGCACGAGGTCGTGCTCCCGATCGTCGTGGTCACCGAGTTGGAGGCCAAACGGCACCACCCCGAGCTCGGCTACTTCGCCCGGGCGGCGCTGCGCCTCCTGGACGACTTCCGGGTCCGGTACGGGCGGCTGGACGCCCCGCTCCCCATCGGGGAGCTGGGCGGCACGCTGCGGGTCGAGCTGAACCATTCGGACCCCGGTGTCCTCCCGGCCGGCTACCGGCTGGGGGACAACGACTCACGGATCCTGGCGGTCGCCCGCAACCTGCAGGCCGAGGGTTTCGACGTCACGGTCGTCTCCAAGGACCTGCCGCTGCGGATCAAGGCGTCCTCGGTGGGCCTCCTCGCGGAGGAGTACCGCGCCGAGCTCGCCATCACCGACTCGGGCTGGACCGGCATGTCGGAGCTGGGGCTCTCCGCCGATCAGGTGGACATCCTCTACGACCAGGAGAGGCTGTACGTCCCGGAGGCCGCGGACCTTCCGGTACACACCGGGCTGGTCCTCCAGTCCGAGCGGGGCAAGGCGCTCGGCCGGGTCACCCCCGACGGCAACATCCGGCTGGTGCGCGGCGACCGGGAGGTGTTCGGGATCCGCGGGCGCAGCGCCGAGCAGCGGATCGCGCTCGACCTGCTGCTCGATCCGGACGTCGGGATCGTCTCGATGGGCGGCCGGGCCGGTACCGGCAAGTCGGCGTTGGCGCTCTGCGCGGGCCTGGAAGCGGTCCTGGAGCGCCGGCAGCACCAGAAGGTGATGGTGTTCCGTCCGCTGTACGCGGTCGGCGGCCAGGAGCTCGGGTACCTCCCGGGCAGCGAGGCCGAGAAGATGAGCCCGTGGGCCCAGGCGGTCTTCGACACCCTCTCCTCGGTGGCGGGCCGGGAGGTCATCGAGGAGGTCCTGGGCCGCGGGATGCTGGAGGTCCTGCCGCTCACCCACATCCGGGGCCGCTCCCTGCACGACGCCTTCGTCATCGTCGACGAGGCGCAGTCACTGGAACGGAACGTCCTGCTGACCGTTCTGTCCCGGATCGGGTCGAATTCGCGCGTGGTGCTGACCCATGACGTGGCCCAGCGCGACAACCTCCGGGTCGGCCGGTACGACGGAGTCGTCGCCGTGGTGGAGAAGTTGAAGGGGCATCCGCTCTTCGCCCACGTCACGCTCACCCGCTCCGAGCGTTCGCAGATCGCGGCACTCGTGACCGAAATGCTGGAGGACGGGCAGATCTGA
- a CDS encoding isoprenyl transferase codes for MNLRDLVYGLYARRVEGRLDHAQVPKHIGVILDGNRRWAKASGGTPEQGHKAGADKIRELLGWCAETDVEVVTLWMLSTDNLNRPEEQLVPLLGIIENAVRSLASDGRWRVHHVGTLDLLPARTQSVLKEAEQATHDNTGILVNVAVGYGGRQEIADAVRSLLLEHAEKGTSFEELAETVDVEHISEHLYTRGQPDPDLVIRTSGEQRLSGFMLWQSAHSEYYFCEVHWPAFRKVDFLRALRDYAARHRRYGS; via the coding sequence GTGAACCTGCGCGACCTGGTGTACGGGCTCTACGCACGCCGGGTGGAGGGCCGCCTCGATCACGCCCAGGTGCCCAAGCACATCGGTGTCATCCTCGACGGCAACAGGCGCTGGGCCAAGGCGTCCGGCGGGACCCCCGAGCAGGGCCACAAGGCGGGTGCGGACAAGATCCGGGAGTTGCTCGGCTGGTGTGCCGAGACCGACGTCGAGGTCGTCACACTCTGGATGCTCTCCACGGACAACCTGAACCGGCCCGAGGAGCAGCTGGTCCCGCTGCTCGGCATCATCGAGAACGCCGTCCGCTCGCTGGCGTCCGACGGCCGCTGGCGGGTGCACCACGTCGGCACGCTCGACCTGCTGCCGGCCAGGACCCAGTCGGTCCTGAAGGAGGCCGAGCAGGCCACCCACGACAACACGGGGATACTCGTCAACGTCGCGGTGGGCTACGGCGGCCGGCAGGAGATCGCCGACGCGGTCCGCTCGCTGCTCCTGGAGCACGCGGAGAAGGGGACGAGCTTCGAGGAGCTCGCCGAGACCGTGGACGTCGAGCACATCTCCGAGCACCTCTACACGCGCGGTCAGCCCGACCCGGATCTGGTGATCCGCACCAGCGGCGAGCAGCGACTGTCCGGTTTCATGCTGTGGCAGAGCGCCCATTCCGAGTACTACTTCTGTGAAGTGCACTGGCCCGCCTTCCGCAAGGTCGACTTCCTGCGGGCCCTGCGCGACTACGCGGCCCGCCACCGGCGCTACGGCTCCTGA